The following proteins are co-located in the Chryseobacterium daecheongense genome:
- the fmt gene encoding methionyl-tRNA formyltransferase: MKSLKVVFLGTPEFAKTALEAIHQSHHEVVGVVTVADKGSGRGQKIHQSPVKIYAEEHNLAVFQPEKLRNPEFLQQIKDLNADVFVVVAFRMMPKVLFEMPRIGTFNLHASLLPDYRGAAPINYAVINGEQKTGVTTFFINEKIDEGNILLQEELQLLPDENAGSLHDRLMQLGSKLVVRTLDGLAENSIKEIPQPQVEHPKNAFKIFKEDTKINWNAPSKVIHQFILGMSPYPAAFTTLKIGEEDKGLKIFGGKFEVSHHNETPGTLEISKNTFKIYTQDGIYEPLELQLEGKKRMNIKDFLNGFRNFDEIKMA; encoded by the coding sequence ATGAAATCATTAAAAGTCGTTTTTCTAGGTACTCCCGAATTTGCTAAAACTGCTTTAGAAGCTATTCACCAGTCTCATCATGAAGTAGTTGGTGTTGTAACAGTTGCCGATAAAGGGAGCGGACGGGGCCAGAAAATCCATCAGTCTCCTGTAAAAATATATGCTGAAGAACATAACCTTGCTGTTTTCCAGCCGGAAAAATTAAGAAATCCTGAATTCTTACAACAAATCAAAGACCTGAATGCTGATGTATTTGTGGTTGTTGCTTTTAGAATGATGCCCAAAGTTCTTTTTGAAATGCCAAGAATAGGGACATTCAATCTTCACGCTTCCCTCCTTCCCGATTACAGAGGTGCAGCCCCTATTAATTATGCTGTAATTAATGGTGAACAAAAGACAGGGGTAACTACTTTCTTTATCAACGAAAAAATAGACGAAGGAAATATCCTTCTTCAGGAAGAATTACAGTTGCTGCCTGATGAGAACGCGGGAAGTCTTCACGACAGATTAATGCAATTAGGATCAAAGCTTGTTGTACGTACTTTGGATGGCCTTGCTGAAAACTCTATTAAGGAAATACCTCAACCACAGGTTGAGCATCCTAAAAATGCCTTTAAAATTTTTAAAGAAGATACTAAAATCAACTGGAATGCTCCGTCTAAAGTCATCCATCAGTTTATTCTGGGAATGTCCCCGTATCCTGCTGCTTTTACGACCCTGAAGATTGGAGAAGAAGATAAAGGATTAAAGATTTTTGGAGGAAAATTTGAGGTTTCCCATCATAATGAAACTCCCGGAACACTGGAGATATCCAAAAATACTTTTAAAATTTATACCCAGGACGGAATTTATGAGCCATTAGAACTCCAACTGGAAGGTAAAAAAAGAATGAATATCAAAGATTTCCTGAATGGTTTCAGAAATTTTGACGAAATAAAAATGGCTTGA
- the ribB gene encoding 3,4-dihydroxy-2-butanone-4-phosphate synthase, which produces MSDIKLNTIPEAIEDLKNGKIIIVVDDENRENEGDFLCAAELTTPELINFMAVHGRGLICMPLPEKRCDELGLDIMVSRSSDPKETAFTVSVDLLGNGTSTGISAGDRAKTILALMDEKSKPTDFMRPGHIFPLRAKKGGVLKRAGHTEAAIDLTHLAGLKEGGVICEIMNEDGTMSRLPDLYAFAQKHDMKIVSIEDLIHYQLKKGNLVDRIEERKVKTHYGEFDFYAFRETSNEQIHFVLTKGAWTIDEPVLVRVQSSDSYFDVLTRLNNGETPLLEKVTKMINEEGKGVIIFINNVSNSENTLKKLQQFLDYQDGQQQHPTLAYNYRDYGIGTQILKNLGINKFKVLTQNPDVKPQVGGYDVEVTEMVKL; this is translated from the coding sequence ATGTCTGATATTAAATTAAATACTATTCCTGAGGCTATTGAAGACCTTAAAAATGGTAAAATAATCATAGTAGTGGATGATGAGAACAGAGAAAATGAAGGAGATTTTCTTTGTGCTGCAGAACTTACAACTCCTGAACTGATCAACTTTATGGCAGTGCATGGGAGAGGACTTATCTGTATGCCTCTTCCTGAAAAAAGATGTGATGAACTAGGTCTTGACATCATGGTGAGCAGAAGCAGTGATCCTAAAGAAACAGCTTTTACGGTTTCCGTGGACCTTTTGGGAAATGGTACGTCAACCGGAATTTCAGCAGGTGACAGAGCTAAAACCATTCTTGCTTTAATGGACGAAAAATCCAAACCTACTGACTTTATGAGACCGGGACATATCTTTCCGCTTCGTGCAAAGAAAGGGGGAGTACTAAAAAGAGCCGGACATACTGAAGCGGCTATTGACCTTACACATTTGGCAGGTTTAAAAGAAGGTGGAGTAATCTGTGAAATTATGAATGAAGATGGCACGATGTCCCGTCTTCCCGACTTGTATGCATTTGCTCAGAAGCATGATATGAAGATTGTATCAATTGAGGATCTTATTCACTATCAGCTTAAAAAAGGAAATTTAGTTGACAGAATAGAAGAAAGAAAAGTGAAAACCCATTATGGGGAATTCGATTTTTATGCATTCAGGGAAACCTCTAATGAGCAGATTCATTTTGTACTGACCAAAGGTGCATGGACTATAGATGAACCGGTATTGGTAAGAGTACAGTCTTCTGATTCTTATTTTGATGTTTTAACAAGACTGAATAATGGGGAAACTCCGTTATTGGAGAAAGTAACCAAAATGATCAATGAAGAAGGGAAAGGAGTTATTATTTTCATTAATAATGTTTCCAATTCTGAAAACACATTGAAAAAATTACAGCAGTTCCTAGATTATCAGGATGGTCAGCAGCAACATCCGACATTAGCCTATAATTACAGGGATTACGGTATCGGAACACAGATTCTGAAAAACCTGGGAATTAATAAATTCAAAGTACTTACCCAGAATCCTGATGTAAAACCACAGGTAGGAGGATATGATGTGGAAGTTACTGAGATGGTGAAATTATAG
- a CDS encoding LLM class flavin-dependent oxidoreductase, with product MKNFEISVLDLAPVKQGKSIHDTFQDSLSLANYAENINYKRFWLAEHHNMASIASSATSVLIGFIANGTQKIRVGSGGVMLPNHSSLVIAEQFGTLESLFPGRIDLGLGRAPGTDGITAQALGRNPAIINEQFPRQILELQRYFSKENSNSLVRAIPGEGLDIPLYILGSSTDSAWLAAELGLPYAFAGHFAPEQMEMAFSIYREHFEPSKQLDKPYIMACVNGTAAETSEEAHQLSTTLFQAFLNIIRNDRKPFAPPVADMDDIWSPMEKSAVLQKLRYSFIGDQSEIEKKLKDFQEKFNVDELIINSHIYDHQKRLDSYGIFRKAMDSLIIK from the coding sequence ATGAAAAATTTTGAAATATCTGTTTTGGATCTTGCTCCGGTAAAGCAGGGAAAAAGCATCCACGATACCTTTCAGGACAGTCTGTCCCTGGCAAATTATGCTGAAAATATCAATTATAAAAGATTTTGGCTGGCAGAACACCATAATATGGCAAGCATAGCCAGTTCGGCTACCTCTGTTCTTATTGGTTTTATTGCAAATGGAACCCAAAAAATAAGAGTAGGGTCGGGAGGGGTTATGCTTCCCAATCACAGTTCACTGGTCATCGCCGAACAATTCGGGACACTTGAGTCTTTATTCCCAGGCAGGATTGATCTTGGGCTTGGAAGGGCTCCCGGAACGGATGGCATTACCGCCCAGGCGCTGGGAAGGAATCCTGCAATTATCAACGAACAATTTCCCAGACAGATTCTGGAACTGCAAAGATATTTTTCCAAAGAAAATTCCAACTCTTTAGTTCGTGCGATTCCTGGTGAGGGACTGGATATTCCACTGTATATCCTGGGTTCGAGTACTGACAGTGCATGGCTTGCAGCAGAATTGGGCCTTCCATATGCTTTTGCGGGACATTTTGCCCCTGAACAGATGGAAATGGCTTTCAGTATTTACAGAGAACATTTTGAGCCATCCAAACAGCTTGACAAGCCTTATATTATGGCCTGTGTGAATGGAACTGCCGCAGAAACTTCAGAAGAGGCTCATCAGCTTTCTACCACATTATTTCAGGCATTTCTTAATATTATCAGAAATGATAGAAAGCCATTTGCTCCTCCTGTGGCGGATATGGATGATATATGGTCGCCTATGGAAAAATCGGCTGTGCTACAGAAATTGAGATACAGTTTTATCGGGGATCAATCTGAAATTGAAAAAAAATTAAAAGACTTCCAGGAAAAATTCAATGTAGACGAGCTTATCATCAATTCTCATATTTATGATCATCAGAAAAGACTTGATTCTTACGGGATTTTCAGAAAAGCTATGGACTCTTTAATCATAAAATAA
- a CDS encoding M12 family metallopeptidase — translation MKKRFEKTFLSRMLTKRNLSISLIVALILTSCSKNNEEMMTEAQTDAFNSANIKQGKLGGQVITYERKNGMNFFQGDIVLSDKQLAEDNSANKGGATLSRWPNGKIYYTVASNMGSINANKITSAVNEYNTKTNTQWIPRTNQSNYVEFIFGSSSGYDGWAHIGYQGGKQNISLDQNISTASVIHEMGHTVGLYHEHCRKDRDQYVSIQWDNIQSGQAYNFNIYNSGTDIGPFNINSVMMYWPTSYSKNGLPTIKKADNTNFTYNRTGFTTGDINTINAMYP, via the coding sequence ATGAAAAAACGATTTGAAAAAACATTCTTAAGCAGAATGTTAACCAAAAGAAATCTATCGATCAGCCTGATTGTTGCCTTGATTCTTACATCATGCAGTAAAAACAATGAAGAAATGATGACGGAAGCACAAACTGATGCTTTCAATTCAGCTAACATTAAACAGGGCAAATTAGGAGGACAGGTTATTACCTACGAGAGAAAGAATGGAATGAATTTTTTCCAGGGAGACATCGTGTTGTCCGATAAACAATTAGCGGAAGATAATTCTGCAAATAAAGGTGGAGCAACTTTGTCAAGGTGGCCGAATGGCAAAATTTATTATACCGTAGCCAGCAATATGGGGTCTATTAATGCAAATAAGATTACTTCTGCAGTCAATGAGTATAATACAAAAACCAATACCCAATGGATTCCCCGTACCAATCAATCCAATTATGTAGAATTTATTTTCGGAAGCTCTTCCGGATATGACGGGTGGGCTCATATCGGATACCAGGGAGGTAAACAAAACATCTCATTGGATCAGAATATTTCTACGGCGTCAGTGATCCATGAAATGGGACATACTGTAGGGCTTTATCATGAGCACTGCCGTAAAGACCGGGATCAATATGTAAGCATCCAATGGGATAATATCCAAAGCGGACAAGCTTACAATTTCAATATTTATAATTCAGGAACAGATATCGGGCCTTTCAATATTAATTCAGTGATGATGTACTGGCCAACCTCGTATTCTAAAAATGGATTACCTACCATTAAAAAAGCGGATAATACCAATTTCACCTACAACAGGACAGGCTTTACGACAGGAGACATCAATACGATCAATGCAATGTATCCTTAA